The DNA window CTTCTATTACCAATATCCTTTCAACATCGCATCTATTATTGCTCCATATAGCTTTTCCTTCTTTTGTACTACAAAGGGTTCTTTTATCCTCTGAAAGATATGTGTTTGACCCAGGGATTATTTCAAAATCATCACCCAAAAGGCCTTCTATTTCATCGCCAAATATCCCTATTCCTTTCTCTCCTGTTTTTGGAGGCTCTTTTATTGCAAGGATTTGACCTTCTATTGCAGGGATTTCCTCTTCAAATTTATAGAGATATAAAGCATTTGCCCCTTTTGTTGGCATTTTTGCCTTTGCAAAGAGGATTTCCTTGTTGTATATAGGGTTTTTAAGAAGGCTTGCAAGCACCTTTTTATCTATTCCATAGGTTATATTATTTTTCTCAATCTCCCTTAAAATTACCCTCCCCCTTATTGGTCTTCCTGAATTTGAATGTGGAGGGGTTAAGGTTATGTAAGCCTCCTTATTTTCCTTTGTTCTTATTATTACCTTTCCATCAATATCCTCTATATATTGCCTATTTCCTATCTTTACAGGCTTTGCCTCTTTTTTTTCAATTGCAATTTTTAAAATATTTTCATCATAATCATAGAATTCCTTTAACTTTTCCTTTGTATCTTCTAATGTTGCTTCCTTTCCCTTTATTCCTGGTGGCTTAATTACAACAAACAGGCCATCCTCCTGATTTAGAATTTCTATTTCTCCATCCTTTTCTTCTTCCTTCCTTTTTTCTTCCTCCTTTTCTTTTTTTATTTCCTCCCATGCTCCCCTTTTTTGCCTTTCAAAGCATAGAAACCAATTTTCCAATGGAATGTAATCTACATCAATTATTCCTAAAAACCTCTTTCCATCCTCAATATTTCTGACAAGAATAGATGGAAGAGATTCTGGCTTTTTTTGTTTATACTCCTTTGTCTTAAGCCTTACCTCCTTTTGCTGATATGGAAATTGAAGAATTCCTCCCCTTTCTTCTTTTAGAGTCAGGCTATCCATTGCCTTTTTTATCTCTAGGCTTGTTTTACCAATGGTAATCTTTGTCTTTGGATATATTGATGAAGACACAGAGACAAATCCACCAACATCTGTTGTTATTTCTGTTTTTTCTTGGGAAATAGAGCCTATTATCTCTGCACTCACAGAGCCTTTTGTCTGTATTGTTCCACCAACAATGCCAGAAACACCTTTAGCCATAGCAATGGGAAGGGAGAATATCTCTGGAAGTGTATCCTTTGAGCTCATAATTATCCCTTTTCTTCCTATAACCACAGCATCTTCTGCCTTTGTATTTGAATGTAGTAGCCCTGTTTTCATAATAATAGAGCCTTCTACCTCACAATCGCAATAGCTTGCTGAATTTGCCAAGCAATCACATTCTACTTTTATCTTTACCCTTTTTTCTTCGCTTCCAACTATATCATTTTCTACCTCAATTGTTCCCTTTGAGACAATGGATACGCCTTTTCTTATATCCCCACCTACCTTTACATCCTCTGCTTTAACAGATACACCCTCTAATATATTACCAGAGACAATCACTATTCCATCAAAGTCTATATCTTCAGCTAAATCCCCATCTATCCTTAATACCTTTAAAACATCAACCCTGTTTTCCTTCCAAAACACCTTGCCATCGCTTGTTGAATATAAAATTTTTCCATCCCCTGATAGATATGTATTTTTTCCTGCGATTATTTGAAAATCCGTCCCTAAAATTCCTGGAATTTCTCTACCAAAAACAGATATTCCTGGTTCTCCAAGTGTAGGTGGCTCTTTTATTGCAAGGATTTGTCCATTTATTGCAGGAATTTGACCTTCATATTTATAAATATACGAAGCATCTTGTCCCTTTGTTGGCAACTTTGCTTTCGCAACAACAATAAATTTATTGTATTCTTTTTTTAAAATAGCATATTTTATTACCGCTTCATCTACTCCATAAACTATGCCCTCTTTCTCTAATGTGCTAATAACATCCTCTATTTTCGGAGGTCTTCCCCTTTCTTTTGGCGGTGTTAACCTTATCTTTGCTTCTAGCTCTTCCATATCAAGCAATTTTATCCAATTTAAGAATAAAAATCAAGTTGTTTAACCACTTAAGTTCAGACCTGTCAGAGTCGTCAGACAGAAAAATTGTGGAAATTTAGGTAAGAGATTATACTATATTTTAAATTTATGATTAAAATAAGCATTATTGGAGCAACAGGTTATACAGGAAGGGAGCTTATAAGGCTACTTTTAAGGCATAGGGAAGCAGATATTATCCACCTTTCTGCTCATATAGAGAAGGAGATGGCAATTTCTGATATATTTCCAGGCCTTCTTTGTAATACCCCTGTTAAAACCACAATGGATGTAGGCTCCTGTTGTGAATCTGATGCTATTTTCCTCTGCCTTCCACACATCGTGTCTCAGGAATATATCCCATCCTTATATGAGCTTAAAAAGAGGGTAATAGATCTATCAGCAGATTTTAGGCTAAAAGACCCTGATATATATGAGGAATGGTATAACACGCAACACCTTGCACCACATCTTATAAAAGAGGCTGTTTATGGATTGCCAGAGCTTTATAGAGACAAAATAAAGGATGCAAAGATTGTAGCAAACCCTGGTTGCTATCCTACATCTTCTATATTAGCCCTTGCTCCATGCATAAAGAATAAGCTTGTAGATTTAAGCTCTATAATTATTGATGCAAAATCAGGCATCTCTGGTGTTGGAAGAAGTCCAAGCATTGTTACCCATTTTCCAGAGGCAAATGAAAGTGTTTCTGCTTATTCCATATTTACACATCGCCATACCCCTGAGATAAACCAGGAGCTTTCATTATTGGGAGGAGAGAAGGTAAATATTACATTCGTTCCCCATCTTATTCCAATGGATTGTGGCATTCTTTCAACCATTTACATCAAGCTTTTAGCCAATGTTAATCTTTTGGATATTTATAGGGATTTCTATAAAAATGAGCAATTTGTAAGAATTGTTTCAAAGCCTCCAAAGACAAAGGATGTTGTTGGAACAAACCTATGCCTTATAAACATAACCCAAGAAAAACAAATGGCTGTTATCACATCAGCCATAGACAACCTTGTAAAAGGTGCCTCTGGACAGGCAATCCAGAATATGAACATTATGTTTGGCATTTCTGAGAAAGAGGGGCTTTTATAATTTAGGGATTTAGGAAATATCTATTCCAACATATTCTAATAAATAATCAATTGGTGGATTTGGCTTCTTTACAGAGATAAGAACCTTTTTTGGCATAAATTTAGAATATAGGGCTTTTTTTATCCTTATTCCCAATGTTTCAATAAGGTTACAAGGCTCTTTATTTATCTTTTCTATTTCTTTTATAACCTCAACATAATCAATGGTTTTTTCAAGGCTGTCATCCTCTGGAAAAGGGAAGTAAAGGGAAATATCAAATATAAATTCTCTCTCTATTCCTTCTATTCCATGAAACCCTTTAAGCCTTAAACCTTTTATGACAATCCTTTCCATTTAGTGCATTGGAACATTAAAAGTTAAATAATGTCTTTTCGCTTTAATCTGATTTTTCATAATACAACTTTCCTTCTGAATGTATTGACATCTTCTCTCTATTCCTTTAATAATTTGCGTTACATTGCATTAGTATGCAATATTTCTGAGAATGGGGATTTACAAGAAAAGTATCAATCATTTCCCTTACCAACTCTTCTTTTCCAGAGGAAAGAGAAAAATGCCAAATTTCTCCCTGTGAAACATTTAAAATTTTACTCCACCCCTGATTTTTTAGGGAATTTCTGATAAATTCTGGTCTCTTATCATCTATATACCAAATAGCAACATCAATAACCGACCCCTGACCCCTGACCCCTGACTCTTGACTTCTGATTTTATAAGTATCCTTGTTTGGATTAACAAAGAGGGTTGTTTTTTTGACAATATTTTCGATGATAGAACTTGCTTCTTCATTATCTTCTGCCAACACATCAAAAGAAAAGCATATTTCCCTTGAAAGAGAAGAAAGATTTTTATAGCCCATCTCCCAAAGGGTTGTCTTGGCGGTTTTTGCTGTAAGATCATAAAGCTTTGAACTTACGCAGAGGTCAATGTAGTATGTGTTTAGCGAGCTTGTAACCATTACACACAATTTAGCAAAATAAGGCTTGTTATGTCAAGGATATGCAAATTATTCAATGTTTTCCTTCAATTAGCTAAACATATACCTTTATTTATGTATTAGGGTATTCACATAATCCATAATACCATCCTCAAGGCTTGTCAATTTTTTATTATACCCTGCTTTTCTTATTTTTGAGATAGGCCCTTCTGTAAAATACTGGTATTTTTCTCTTATATCACCTGGCATATCAATATACTCAATATCTGGTTCTTTTCCCAATGCCATAAATAGGGCAAGAGCAAGGGAATTCCAGCTTCTTGCCTTGCCTGTTGCGATATTAAATATGCCATTTATCTTTGGATTTTCAAGGAAGAACAGGGTCATAGAAACAGCATCATTGATATAGATAAAATCCCTCTTTTGCTCACCATCCTTATATTCTTTCCTATATGACTTAAAAAGAAAGATTTTTCCATTTTCCTTTATCTCATAATAACCCTTTAATACCTTGCTCCTCATTGCTCCCTTATGATACTCGTTTCGACCATAAACATTGAAATATTTAAGCCCAGCTATTCTTTCCAACAAGCCATTTTCCAATGCCCATAGGTCAAATAGGTGCTTTGAATAACCATATAGGTTCAGGGGTTTGAGGGTTTTAAGATCTTCTTCATTATCTAAAAATCCATTTGAGCCATCTCCATAAGTAGCAGCTGATGAGGCATATATAAATCTTATATTCTTTTCTAAAGCAAGGGTTGCTAATACCTTTGTATATTCAAAATTATTCTTGATAATCAAATCCTTATCCTGGCAGGTTGTATCAGATATTGCACCAAGGTG is part of the bacterium genome and encodes:
- a CDS encoding flagellar assembly protein A, translated to MEELEAKIRLTPPKERGRPPKIEDVISTLEKEGIVYGVDEAVIKYAILKKEYNKFIVVAKAKLPTKGQDASYIYKYEGQIPAINGQILAIKEPPTLGEPGISVFGREIPGILGTDFQIIAGKNTYLSGDGKILYSTSDGKVFWKENRVDVLKVLRIDGDLAEDIDFDGIVIVSGNILEGVSVKAEDVKVGGDIRKGVSIVSKGTIEVENDIVGSEEKRVKIKVECDCLANSASYCDCEVEGSIIMKTGLLHSNTKAEDAVVIGRKGIIMSSKDTLPEIFSLPIAMAKGVSGIVGGTIQTKGSVSAEIIGSISQEKTEITTDVGGFVSVSSSIYPKTKITIGKTSLEIKKAMDSLTLKEERGGILQFPYQQKEVRLKTKEYKQKKPESLPSILVRNIEDGKRFLGIIDVDYIPLENWFLCFERQKRGAWEEIKKEKEEEKRKEEEKDGEIEILNQEDGLFVVIKPPGIKGKEATLEDTKEKLKEFYDYDENILKIAIEKKEAKPVKIGNRQYIEDIDGKVIIRTKENKEAYITLTPPHSNSGRPIRGRVILREIEKNNITYGIDKKVLASLLKNPIYNKEILFAKAKMPTKGANALYLYKFEEEIPAIEGQILAIKEPPKTGEKGIGIFGDEIEGLLGDDFEIIPGSNTYLSEDKRTLCSTKEGKAIWSNNRCDVERILVIE
- the argC gene encoding N-acetyl-gamma-glutamyl-phosphate reductase, with amino-acid sequence MIKISIIGATGYTGRELIRLLLRHREADIIHLSAHIEKEMAISDIFPGLLCNTPVKTTMDVGSCCESDAIFLCLPHIVSQEYIPSLYELKKRVIDLSADFRLKDPDIYEEWYNTQHLAPHLIKEAVYGLPELYRDKIKDAKIVANPGCYPTSSILALAPCIKNKLVDLSSIIIDAKSGISGVGRSPSIVTHFPEANESVSAYSIFTHRHTPEINQELSLLGGEKVNITFVPHLIPMDCGILSTIYIKLLANVNLLDIYRDFYKNEQFVRIVSKPPKTKDVVGTNLCLINITQEKQMAVITSAIDNLVKGASGQAIQNMNIMFGISEKEGLL
- the rfaD gene encoding ADP-glyceromanno-heptose 6-epimerase produces the protein MIVVTGGAGFIGSSVICELNKRKQRDIIVVDEEKNRSRKNLEGLIFSSYIDKDEFIKNIKGFDISSIIHLGAISDTTCQDKDLIIKNNFEYTKVLATLALEKNIRFIYASSAATYGDGSNGFLDNEEDLKTLKPLNLYGYSKHLFDLWALENGLLERIAGLKYFNVYGRNEYHKGAMRSKVLKGYYEIKENGKIFLFKSYRKEYKDGEQKRDFIYINDAVSMTLFFLENPKINGIFNIATGKARSWNSLALALFMALGKEPDIEYIDMPGDIREKYQYFTEGPISKIRKAGYNKKLTSLEDGIMDYVNTLIHK
- a CDS encoding dihydroneopterin aldolase translates to MERIVIKGLRLKGFHGIEGIEREFIFDISLYFPFPEDDSLEKTIDYVEVIKEIEKINKEPCNLIETLGIRIKKALYSKFMPKKVLISVKKPNPPIDYLLEYVGIDIS